A window of Lepidochelys kempii isolate rLepKem1 chromosome 1, rLepKem1.hap2, whole genome shotgun sequence contains these coding sequences:
- the LOC140910793 gene encoding uncharacterized protein gives MSPRARRSPVWSNGEVLDLISVCGEEAIQSQLRSSRRNYDTFGQLSRDMMERGHDRDAVQCRVKVKERRNAYRKTREANSRSGAAPVTCRFYKKLDAILGGDPTSTLSITMDTSEPSSTRQEEEEQSGSEGAEEEEDTPASPDASSQELFSSQEDGSQSRRPVLGEGQTPEEAPDATLRSQPSMLSPAESLQRIRKRPRRSEEDMLHEVMQHSLNENQKVQEL, from the exons atgtctCCACGGGCCAGgagatccccagtatggagcaatggcgaggtgctggacctcatcagtgtctGCGGGGAGGAAGctatccagtcccagctgcgctccagccgtaggaattacgatacctttgggcagctatcaagggacatgatggaaaggggccatgaccgggatgcagtgcagtgcagggttaaagtgaaggagcggcggaatgcctaccgcaaaacccgcgaggcaaacagccgctccggtgctgcccccgtGACCTGCCGTTTTTACAAaaagctggacgcaatacttgggggtgaccccacctccactctgagtatcaccatggacacttcagagcccagttcaacaaggcaggaggaggaggagcaaagcgggagcgagggtgctgaggaggaggaagacaccccagcaTCCCCAGATGcaagcagccaggagctgttctcaagccaggaggacgGTAGCCAGTCAcggcggccggtgcttggggaaggacaaacaccagaggaggctcccg atgcaaccttgagatctcagccatccatgTTATCACCGGCTGAGAgtctgcaaagaatcaggaagaggccacgtagaagcgaagaggacatgctgcatgaagtcatgcaacactcccttaatgaaaatcaaaaagtgcaggagttgtag